The genomic stretch TGGAATTTGCGGGTCCCCCGTTTGTCAAGTTCTTGGTTTCATCGAATAACTGCAGCGTGCCGGATATAGATGTAATTGAAGTTAGCAATATCATAGGCTTAAGCAGAGGAATCGTAATCTTCCTGAGACTTGTAAATGCAGAGGCTCCATCGATTTTCGCCGCTTCGTATATGGAAGGGTCAATGCCCTGCAAGCCCGCCAAATAAAAGATCATATTATATCCTGTCCACCTCCAGGTCAATGCAATAATTATAACGATTCTCGCAGGCCATGGGCTTGAAAGCCAGTTTATAGGGTTGTTTATAATATTCGTTTTCATCAAAATCAGGTTGATGAACCCATCCCTTGCAAATAGGGAGCGGAAAATTATCGCATATGAAACCAAGGATGTGGCACACGGCAAAAAGATCGCAGTCCGGAAAAAGCCCTTGAGTTTAAGCCTGCTATCATTAAGAATAACCGCCAGTATTATCGCTATTATAAGCATTATCGGAACCTGTAATAATAAATAGAAAAAAGTATTGAATATTGAAGTATGCAAAAGGTTGTCATGTAACATACGGATATAATTTTTGGCTCCTACAAATGATGTATTAAGCCCGACGCCGGATTGAAAAGATAACACAAGAGCTCTTATAATAGGCCAGAATTTTGTAAGCAGCAATAATAAAGTAGCGGGGAGTATAAATATCCAGCCTATAGTGCTCAATTTGAATTTAGTTTTAAATCTAGCATTCATTCTGTTCATCCTCCATACAAAAAGATTCTAAATAAACTATATGGGGTTGCTGAAGCAGCCCCATATAGTTTGATTTTATTTGCCCATCTGGAATTTAACAGTAGATTCTGCTTCCTTTAAAGCCGCCGCTTTATCCGTACCGCTGATTATTTTTGTAATCGCTGTACCTATTGCATCCCTTGCTTCATAGTTATATACGCCATATGAAACCTTAGGTACGTTTTTGCCATATTCTACGATATCCTGAAAAATCTTTTGCCCTCCAAAGAATTCATGGGCAATCTCGTAATTTGAACCCGTGCCTGCAGGTCCCCATGTTG from Clostridiales bacterium encodes the following:
- a CDS encoding sugar ABC transporter permease gives rise to the protein MNARFKTKFKLSTIGWIFILPATLLLLLTKFWPIIRALVLSFQSGVGLNTSFVGAKNYIRMLHDNLLHTSIFNTFFYLLLQVPIMLIIAIILAVILNDSRLKLKGFFRTAIFLPCATSLVSYAIIFRSLFARDGFINLILMKTNIINNPINWLSSPWPARIVIIIALTWRWTGYNMIFYLAGLQGIDPSIYEAAKIDGASAFTSLRKITIPLLKPMILLTSITSISGTLQLFDETKNLTNGGPANSTISISQYIYNLSFAYSPQFGYAAAVSFLVLIMVAILSFTQMKVGDRR